Sequence from the Seonamhaeicola sp. ML3 genome:
TAGGCTTTTCATCAAATAACTGGAGGTATAAGCCCCATTCTTTCAATACCGCATTTATATAAGGTGATTCTACACTATGCTGTTTCGTTATTCGCTTATTACAACCACAAAACGTACATAAACTTTCGCAAAAAGGAAGGTGTATATAAAGACTTATTCCTTCTTTGGAATTGCTTTCCTTTAGTGATTTTACAAGTGATTCTTTCCATGAATTTAACGAGAACGTCCTTTCATCCCAATAAGGAACGGTTGGATAGCTCGTATACCGGGGACCCGCAATATTATACTTATTAATTAACGCTCTTGACATACCTGACTTTTAATAGTTCAAAAGTATTATCTATACTGCTTTTAAAAAATGATATATATCATATAGGTATTTGTATTTATTTGAATATTGCGTACCTTCACATAAACAAAAAAACACATTGAAAATGAAAAAAATTAGTTTGCTTTTATTAGCATTAATGCTAGTAACAACAGCTTGTAAAGATGAAAAAAAGGCAACCGATACAACAGAAAAAGAAGTCGTTAAAACCGAAAAATTTGTTGTAAAACCAGAAGCAACTTCTGTAAAATGGACGGCTTACAAAACAACAGAAAAAAAAGGTGTTGGCGGGGAATTTACATCGGTAAAATTTGATGTAAAAGAGGGCAGCTCTGCTCAAGAGGCTCTTAACAATTTAAAATTCTCTATTCCAATTAGTAGTTTGTTCACTAATGATGCCACAAATACTAGAGATGCCAAAATCAAAACATTCTTCTTTGGAAAAATGCTCGATACCGATATGCTGAAAGGCACAATAAGTTATGATGGTGACAAATGTTCTGCTGCACTTACTATGAATGGCGTTACCAACGACCTCCCTTTAGAGGTAAGTATTACAGACGGAAGACGCGTATCTATGACCGGTGTAATGAACTTGGCAGAATGGGATGCACTTGATGCGCTTAGCGCACTAAATAAAGTATGTTACGATTTACATAAAGGCCCCGACGGTGTTAGTAAAACTTGGGAAGACGTTGCTATTGAAGTAAGCACATACTTAAGAGACAAATAGGTTAAAAACTTAATGACCACCCAACAAATCCTTGAAAAGCTAGTTTCATTCCCAGTACTGGGCGGCGAAAGTAATTTAGAAATTATCCATTGGATAAAAGATTATATAGAAAGCTTTGGTATTACAACAAAATTGGTTCCCAATGAGCGTAATACCAAGGCTTCTTTGCATTGTAGAATGGGACCAGCGGTTGACGGAGGTGTTATCTTATCTGGCCATACCGATGTGGTTCCTGTAAAAGGTCAGCCCTGGGACTCCGATCCTTTTACATTAACAGAAAAAGACGACAATAACCTTTATGGACGTGGCAGCTGCGACATGAAAGGCTTTTTAGCTTGCTGCTTAGCAGCACTACCTGAAATAGTAAATAGTAAATTAAACAAACCATTATATTTCGCGTTCTCTTACGATGAAGAAATAGGCTGTTTGGCTGCCCCTGCACTTATAGAAGATATTAAAAAAACGTATTCTGAAATCCCTAAATATGCCATAATTGGTGAGCCATCCATGCTACAACCTATCATAGGGCAAAAAAGCATTCATATAATTGATATTAGTATTACCGGATCCCAAGGGCATAGCAGCCGAATTAAACAGGAAGTTAGTGCTGTGCACGAAGCGGCACATATTATTCTTTGGGCCGAAGCTAAAATGAATGAACTCATTAATACGGGCCGACTGGATGATAGATTCAATCCGCCACATTCCTCCCTGCATACAGGTCTAGTTAATGGTGGCATTGCACCAAATATTATTGCAAACAAAGCCACTTTATCATTGGATATACGGTGTCTACCTCAAGATAATGCCGAAAGTCTCTATAAAGAACTCAAGGCTTTTTGTGAGCAAAGAGAAACTTTACAACAATCGGTTTTTCCTAAATTTAATATTGAAGTGGTTGAAAACCACCCTATAGTACCGTCATTAAATACAAGTGAAAATTCTACTGTTGTAGACTTAATAGGAAAAATAACAGGCAACTACAATTGGACAACCGTATCCTATGCCTCGGAAGCAGGTCATTTTTCCAATGCCGGTTTCGAAAGTATTATATGCGGACCTGGATCTATAGCCCAAGCACACCGAGCTAACGAATTTATTTCTAAAGATCAATTAAACAAAGGATTGGAAATGATAAAAAACTTAGTTAGCCTAGAAGCAAACACACTTTAATTCTTATGTTTTTTGTTTTCGAAAAAATTTAAAGCTAACTTCACAAAAAATCTTTAAAAAAAGAACCTAGCATTAATTAAATGCAATTAGAAACACTTGTTAAAAAATTTCAGGATAAAGACGAAAACGCTTTTGAATCACTATATAACATGTATAGCCAAAGTATTCATGGTGTTATTTTTAATATTGTAAAAGATGATGCTTTAGCCGATGAAATAACCCAAGACGTGTTTATAAAAGCCTGGCATAAATCTAACTCTTATAATAGTGGTAAAGGCCGATTTTTTACTTGGATTTTAAATATTGCTAGAAATGCAGCAATTGACAAAACACGTTCTAAAGACTTTAAGAAAAATAAGCAAAACCTTAATGCCGATTTTTTCGTAAATATTATTGAAGCCTCTGATAATTTGGACAACAAAACCGATGCTATTGGCATTAAACAATTTGTAAGCAAACTAGCCGATAACTGTAAAAAAATCATAACCCTACTATATTTTAAAGGATATACTCAAAGTGAAGCTTCAGAAACACTAAACATGCCTATAGGCACAATAAAAACTAGAAACCGAAATTGCATTAAAGAACTTCGAAACATGGTTCTTAATTAAACAATGGATACAAAAGCATACATAGAATCTGGAATTTTAGAGCTATACGTAGCCGGCGTCCTCTCCAAAAAAGAAAATGAAGAGATATATGCGCTTATGCAAAAACATCCTGAAATTTTACAAGAGGTTTTAGAAATTGAAAGTGCTGTGGTTAAACTTACTGCTGCGACTTCTTCACATAACACGAATAAAAATATTCAGTATTTAAAACATAAGTTAGGTTTTAAAAACACCAAAGTAGTTTCAATAAAACCTAAGTACAATTGGCTGACTTACACCGGTTGGGCAGCTTCCATAATTTTAGGAGCTGGATTATTATGGACTATAAACCAAAATAATCAGTTAAAATCCGATATTAATGTTGCTACTATAAATGAACAATTATTAGAATCTGAAATAGAAAAAGCAAACAGTAATTTAAAAGATGCCAAACACCTTATTTCGGTTTTAAGGGATAGAAACATAATAGCTGTACCGCTTCCTGGACAAACCGCTTACCCAGATGCTTACGCCAAGGTTTATTGGGATAAAAATGCCAATAACATTTATTTAGATGCAGAAGGTTTACCCTTACCACCAGAAGGCAAAGTTTACCAAGTTTGGTCTTTAACATTAAATCCTTTGAGCCCTACAAGCCTAGGAATACTCAATAACTTTAATACAGATGAAAATAAAATATTTACCATAAGAAACACTAACCAATCTCAGGCATTTGGCATTACTTTAGAACCTGCTGGTGGTAGCTCATCACCTACTTTAGACCAACTTTACACCTTAGGTCTTGTTGAAAACAATTCTTAAAAAAAGGAAAGCTACTAATTATTTCAAATTAAGTAACTTTCCTAAGCAACAAACCAACCAAAAAAAACTAATACTTTTAATCTACAAAAGACGTTTAAAGATTTCTACTGTTTAAAATTTATAACTTATTACACCCTTTATGAAAAATGGTGTACCGGGCGTAAAATGAATTTCTTCAACAGGTGTTATTTCGTTTTGAAGTCTTGATTCTGTAGCAAATTGTGTTTCGTTCCACTCGGTGTCAAAAAGGTTTTCTATCACAACACCAAAAGTTATATTTTTAATAGTGTAATTCGCATTAATATCAGTCACAAAATAACCATCGGCAACAATACTGTTATCTTCATTGGCAGGTCTATCATCTAAGTACCTATAGTTTATGCTTCCAGAAAACCCTTTATAATCTTGCAAAGACAAACCTCCAGTTACTGTGAAATCTGGGGCCAACGGAATGTAATCATTTCCTTCATCTTCAGCAGTACTTCGTGCTTTAGTATAGGTAGCATCGGTATTAAAATGAATATAGTCTGAAAACTGATAGCGAATACCGAAATCTACTCCATAACGTTCTGTTTTTCCGCTGGGTTCAACAACCCCGGCATCGCCCACATAAACAAATTCCTGTTCTAAAAACAAATACCAAAATGCAGTATTTAAGAGCAATTTTTGTGTTGGTTTCCAAATATTACCAAAATCAACACCATATGCTTTGGGCAAAATATTTTCTTGTGTATTGGTTACAACCACACGTGTATCGTTTGAGTGAAAACCAATGCCCGATTTTAAAAACCACTTTATGTTGTTATTAGCTGTGTAAAATAAGTTAAGCTTAGGGCTGAAAATCGTTTTGCCTTCAGATAACGTTTCACCAGTATTGCTAAGTTTATCTTTGTAGATAAACTTATAATTATCTAACCTAACACCTGGTGTAAACGTAAATTTGCCTTTTGTAAATGCTGTATTAAAAAAAGCTGATGTATTAGTTTGATTAATATCTCCTAACTGTACCGCTTCGTTTAATGTAGTTTTATTTATAGTTTTTGACAACTCATTATTATTCGAAATATCATACCTAAAAGACAACCCATAATTTAAATTCACCTCAATATCATTTAAAAATGTTTCGGTTGTAAAGGCGGTGTTCAAACCAAAAATATTGCGACTTTCCTTTTGTTTAATTTGGTCTCCGTTCTCCTCATCATCTAAAAAGAAGGTGAAATTTGAAAATAATTCGAAATTATAATTACTGTAAAAAGCGTTGGTTTTAAATATAGTGTTATCACTAACCTGTTTTGTTAAACTCACATTGAAATTAGTTCTGTCAGTAGTACCACCTTCAGTATCATCAATTGCGCCAAATCTTGAGATTAATCCGCTATTTACGGCTCGCACAGGAATTTGTCCCGAAGCATCCCAAGTACTTGTAAAATGCGAAGCTGTTAGCGTTATTTTATCGTTTGAAGGTGTGAATAACACGTATTTTCCAAACATATTAAGTCTGTTGAAATTTTGTGGCGACTCAAAAGGACCATCACTTTGTAAATTTTCAATGGCTACGTATGCATGTTGGTTATTCACCTTATCAAGTAAATTAAACATACCCAATACACGTGACGTATTAAACTGCCCCAAACCAAATGAAATAGTACTGTTGTTTAAATAATCTTTGGTGGAAAAATCTACATATCCCGCAGTATTAAAATCGCCTTTATTGGCATAATATGGTCCTTTACCAAAATCTATTTTATTCACCGTTTCTGGTATTATAAAATGCAAATCACTATACCCTTGCCCATGAGAATGTGAGACCATATTTACTGGCATACCATCAACCGAAAGAGCTATATCTGTACCGTGATCTATATCAAAACCTCGTAAAAATATTTGTTCGGCTTTACCACCTCCTGCATGCTGCCCGATAATTAATCCGGGTACTTTACGTAATATTTCTTGTGATGACTTTACAGGATTTGTATTTAAATCTAAATCGGTAACAGTGCTTAAGGCATTTAACTGCTCTGAAATCACCAATTCATCTAACGAATATACTTTTTCAGATAACTGAATGGTTATATACTCTTGCACATTCTCTAGATATATAATTTTTGTTTTGTAACCTAAAAGTCCAATTTTAATAGAATCACCAACTTTTGTGTCATTTAAAATAAACGTTCCTGTTTCTAGTGAATGAGCGTGACTTTTAGAGTTTAAATTATAAATATACGCGGCTTCTAAAGGTTGGTTTTTAGTGTTTAACACTTTCCCTTTAAGCTGCTGCGCGTTAGTTTTAACAAAAGCGAAAAGCACCAGTAAGCAAAGCCATATTTTGGTTAATTTAATTATCATAATCAGGCATTAAATATTTTCAATTTTTTTTGTGGTAAGCGGACCTAGTTCAAAACTACTTTCTAACAACTCGTGTTTTATTTTTTTTGCTTCATCAAACTTTCCGTTAGCTTTATAAACTTCTGCTAAATGATAAAGCGCTTCGGGTTCAAAGGTTTTTCCAACAACATGGTCTTCCATTATAGTTAAAGCCTTATCTTCTTGGTTATTGTTAAAATACACCCATGCTAACAAACTGTAAGTTTGCGGTGTTGCTCTGTTTTCCACTTCTGTATGAGCTGTATTAAGAGCTTTCATAAAATGTGAAGGCTCATCAGCGAGCAAAAGTACATTATTAATATTATACATATCACCGTAAAAAGGGTTTTTAACGACCTCTCTAAACGAATTTAACTGCCTTTCTTTAAACTTATTATCACCTTTATAATCAGCTATTTCAGCTTTTAACAGGTAATAATCTGGTGAGTTGTGAGTTGATTTTATCGCTTCTAAAATATTTAAGGCTTCATCAGGATTTTTCTCATGTGAATATACTATCCAAGCTATACCTTTTTTTGCATAAGCATTATTTGGATTTAATTGTAAGGCTTTTAAATAATGATTATACGAGGCCCTGATTTTACCAGCATGCCCATAATAATCTGCTAAATTAGTATAGACCCATTGTTTCATGGTTTTGAGGTTTGAAGATTCAGCAATGTCTTTAGCGCGTTCCATATATCTGATGGTCGCTTCAAGATTACCCTCGTAATCTGACCACTTTGATAATCGGATTAAAAAATCAAAATCTGACAAATCTCTAATCTCAGTTAGGTAGGTTTTCGCTAATTCATAATTACCCAATTCTAAATATACATCAAACATCATGCATTGTGTAGCTCTTAGATTTTCACCCACGATTTCGGCCTTTTTTAAAAGTTCTAAAGCTTCTTTAAATCTATGTTGTGAAATGTAGTTTCTTGCCAAACCTCTTAAGTAACTAGCATTTTTGTATTGCGTTTTTTTATTAGCTTCGGCTAGATATTGTCCAGCTTTAACTAAATACTCTATATTACCTGTTTCATTAAACAAAACAGATTGAGATGCTGCAAGTTTTACTAAATAAGGGAATTGATTTGGTTCTTTTTCTAGCTTTTCTTCCCAAAAGATGGCATCCTTATTTGCTAAATGTAGCACCTCATTTTCTGTTGTATTTAAAAACGCATTGTAATGTGCTTTTTGAGTTATTCTTTGCGAAGTATCATTACAACTACTTGTAATTATAATAATAGCAAGTAGTAATATTTTTTTTGTGGTCTGCATATTTTTTATTTTTTTTTATTGATACTCTTTTTAAAGTCGTTGTAAAATAACCTCAAGGACATTAAAACATACCTTGAGGCTAATTATTTTATTTTACCAAGGTGAGGCTAAATAAGGGAAAGAGGCTAAAAAAGGTTTATCGTTTGCATCAACATTATCATTAGATAACCCTGGGTTTTCTGTAAAATCTTCACCTCCAAAGATTAGCAAAAGTTCTACTGTAATAACATCGTCTACCAAAGCTCTTCCCGTTAAAACATTTGTTCCATCGAAAAATGTTGTTGTTCCATCCAGAGAAACATTTAAAACATCTGTAGCTAAAAGCCCTGTAAATGCTGCTGCATCTAAACCTAGCGCATTAGTATCTCCATTGTTTGAAAACGCAGGACTAAGCGCCGTTAGATTAGTTTGAAACATACTTTGAAAAGCAGCATTTTGTTGAGATGGCACTGTTACATTGAATGTGTCTTTACTATCCGATGATACAAAAACTGTGTTTACTGCTGGCCTACCCATTTGATCTTTTTGCGTATAGGTTCCAGAAAAATCTATTGGCTCTGGTAGAATGACATCATCACTGTTAGAACAATTAAAAACTGTTAATACCATAACCATAAAGACTGTTAATATTTTAATATTTTTCATAATTTAAATTTTTAGTTGTGTTTGTTATTTTCTTTTAGCTTCAACCCAAGTATTAATAGTGCCACTGCCACCAATCATAGGTTTTGGCACTTCAACTATTACAGACATTACGTTTGTGCCTGCAAAGGTATCTGCCCCGGGGTTGTTAAAACTCGTGGCGTTACCTGCAATAATTTCGGAATATTGGGCAAAATCCATAAAAAAGGGATCGTCCCTAGGACCTGCAAAAAATGACATACCATTATTAGTTGCTATTATGGCAGAAGAACCGTAAGGTGTAATATCTACAACACCTCCTACAGTAGCATTCACTTGTATTACACTATTTAAACCTGTTGAAGAAGGCTGTATCGGACCAAAGAAATACATTTTACCATCCCTTGGAATGGCTTGAATCACCAAATCTTCAACACTATCTCCTGTAGTATCAATATTAAATTCTACTAATACATTTTCGTCAAAGCTGGCTGTTGATGTTCCTGAAGGACTCAATAAACCTTGTAGATTAGCTACAAACACTAAGTTATCTGTATTCTCCGCCTGAAAGGCATAAAAATCGGTAATATCACTTGTGCCACCCTGTACGCTTGGAGCATCAATATGATCTGCCGCTACCACTATTAAACCTATTACGGTTATAATAGTTATTCCTAGAACATTTCTAATTTTTTTCATAATTCTTGATTTTAGTTAAATTAAAACTCTGTTTAATGTGAATACCTACGTAAAAACAAAAAGAGCGGTTTTGTTAAAATTTTGTTAATGCAATTAGTTTTTAGATTATGCTACCAATGCATTACATTTACAATAGCATTAAAAACACCTTTTCAATGAACCCATCTGCTCAAGGTTGGATTAAAAAATTATTACTAGAAGTTTCTGAAAATGATGCTTTTCTAAATGTTGAGGACACCTATTTTTACGATGCATTGCGAGGTTGTGGATTTATTTATGGCAATAATTTAGATGTTATACTTGCTGTTGTTGACAAAAAAGATTTCACTGAAGAAGAAATATCCAAGACCAACTTACTTTTGGCATTGCTCTACACACATCATAACGCTAACACTAACACCAATTTTGTAGACAGTGCTATCGATTTTTACTCCTCAATAAACGAATTGAAAATCTCTTTTTTGCAAGGTTTACTAGGCGGGAAAAAATCTAGTGAAAAATTAGAAAAAATAATTCACAAGCGCACACAAATTGACGCCAATGCACTCACAAAGAACTTCAAATATTTTATTATCAATGCGCTTTTATACTTAGACGTTCTAGCCTACTCTGAATTTTTGAAGAAAGCATCTATTTCAATAGACTATCTTAGAAATTTGGAAGCCTCTATAGAAGCTATTATAATGAATGTTTTAAACTCTAAATCATTCAAAAACAAATACGATGAAAGTCTTATAAAATTATTCGAGTCTTCGTTGAGGTATCACGACTCAAAAGCTCTTGGCTACAAAAGTGCTATAACTAATATAACATCTCACTTAGAAAAAAATTACATTTTGGATTTGGCCTGTATGGCTACTTGGACGGATAAAAAAATTGACAAAAATGAACAACGCTTTTTAGTAACCCTTGGTACAGACTTGAACATTTCTAAAGATAGAATAAGGGAGTCTATTTCTTCAGTAAACCTATTTTATTCGGTCAATAAAGACAATATAGCATTATTGAGTTCCAAGAATATTGTACAGAGTTTTTACACAAACTCCAGCAATATGGTATCCAAGCTTATTTCTAGAAATAGAAAACGCTTATACCGAGAACTTTTAGACAGTAAAGAGCTTATGGTGCTGCTAACACAATCTACAGTTAGGGACTTAAGCCAAGATGAACAGAAAAAAGTACAAGAACAGCTACTAGATATTTTTAAATCCATACCTAGTTTAGCAATTTTCATGTTACCCGGCGGAGCGCTATTACTACCCTTGGTCATTAAATTTATCCCGAAACTTTTACCATCTGCCTTTGATGAAAATAGGATTGATGATTAACAGTAATTTACAATCAAAAAAATGAAGCTAAAAACCCAATCTATAATCTTGAAAAAAAACCTTTTACTACTTATTATAATTTTGAGCTTCACTTGTTGTAAATCTTCTAAAAAAGCTAAAAACAAAACTGAAACACCCACAGAAGTTACTGCTAAAAAAAGCAAGACATTATCTTTACCTGAATCCATCATTAATTTTGCGAAACAGTTTAAAGGAGTACGATATAAATGGGGCGGAACATCAAAATCTGGCATGGATTGTTCTGGTCTAGTTTATGAGTCGTTTAGAGCTCATCAAATATACTTACCTAGAATTTCTAGGGACATGGCTCGCAAAGGAAAAAAAATAAAACTCAAAGAAATAAAAGAAGGCGATTTATTGTTCTTTAAAACAAAAAATAGAAGGAATGCCATAAATCATGTGGGCTTAGTAACAAAGTCAAATGCTAAAGAAATCGAGTTTATACATGCTACCACCAGCAAGGGCGTAATTATATCTAATCTCTCTGAAAAATACTGGAATAAAGCCTTTGCTGAAGCCAGACGTATTCTGTAAGATTTTTTTATCTTACATCTAAATGCGATTACTCAACTTTTCCATAATAAAACTAACCATTTGCCTTATTGTAGGCATTGCCGTTGGTTATTTTATCAATCTATCGGTAAACCTATCGCTATTAATTACATTATTACTCATTCTTCTTTTATTAATCTCCTACACCGTTGCCAAAAAACAGTTTATCCAAACCCCATGGTTTGGTCTTTTGAGTTTATTGACTATGATAAGTATAGGAGTGCTTACGGTAAACCTTCACAATGAACAGAACTTTTCTAACCACTATTCGACTGAAATATCTAGTTCACCAGATTCTTCAAGGACAATAACCTTTAGAATCAGAGAAACATTAAAACCGGGAGCTTATCACAACAAGTATGTGGTAGATATTTTAAAAATTGACACTATTGAAGTAACGGGCAAATCGTTATTAAATATTGAAAAAGCCCCCTTACACCCTTATTTACAAATAGATGACATCTATGTAACAAAAACAGAATTCTCTAATATAGCAGCACCTTTAAACCCAGGGCAATTTGATTATAAGAGCTATTTAAAAAAGAAGTACATATACCACCAATTATACCTAAAAAACGAATCTCTATTCCTTATAAATTCTGAAGTGCACACGTTATTAGGAGTCGCCAATACATTGAGAAACTTCATCAATACAAAACTAAAATCATTCAGTTTTAAACCAGATGAATTAGCTATTATCAATGCTTTGTTCTTGGGGCAACGACAAGATATAAGCGAAGATGTTTATAGGAGTTACGCCAACGCTGGCGCTATACATATTTTAGCTGTTTCGGGCTTACATGTAGGTATCATTTTGATTTTTTTATCATTTGTTTTAAAACCTATTGAACGCTTTAAAAATGGTCACGTACTTAAAACCATATTGCTACTCATTCTTTTGTGGAGTTTTGCCATAATAGCCGGACTTTCAGCATCGGTAACCAGAGCTGTAACCATGTTTAGTATCGTGGCTATTGCCATGAATTTAAAAAGACCAACAAACATATACAATACACTTGCCATTTCTATATTGGTTATATTACTTTTTAAGCCGTTGTTTATTTTTGATGTAGGGTTCCAATTGAGTTATTTTGCCGTTTTGGCCATTGTTTCAATAGACCCGTTACTCTATAAGGTTTGGCGACCCAAAAACTGGTTATTAGACAAATACTGGCACACTCTTACTGTTACAATTTCGGCCCAATTAGGCATTATTCCCTTGAGCCTTTTTTACTTCCACCAATTCCCCGGATTGTTCTTTATTTCAAATTTAGTAATCATCCCATTATTGGGAATTATTTTAGGTTTTGGTATTCTAGTTATCATTTTGGCTATTTTAAATCTTCTTCCCCAGATTTTAGCCAATGTTTTCGGAAACATAATAGAAATCATGAATCGGTTTGTGAATTGGGTTTCTAATCAGAAAATGTTTCTTTTTGAGGATGTTTCCTTTAGTATCTTTTACACGATAGCATCTTATCTTGTAATTATCGCATTGGTTCAACTTTTTATAAAACGAAATTATAAGAGACTAAAATTATTTTTAATTACGATTTTAATATTTCAGCTATCCATTTTAATAATAAAATTTAAATCACCAGACAACCAGTTCGTTATCTTTCATAAGAGCAGAAACACCTTGGTTGCAAATATTAAAGACAACAAAATAATAGTTGCCCATGACTTTGATAGTATTACTAAATCTAAAAACAATATTGTAAAAAACTTCAGTGTTAAAAATCATATAAATACCATTGAAACTCATAGCATTAAACCAATATACCAGTTCAACAATAAAATATTTTTAGTTGTTGATAGCTTAGGAATTTATAATTTAAAATCTATGAAACCCGATTATGTTTTTTTACGACAATCACCCAAAATAAACCTGAATAGATTAATAGATTCCATAAAGCCAAAACAAATTATTGCAGATGGTAGCAACTATAAATCGTTTGTGAATAGTT
This genomic interval carries:
- a CDS encoding YceI family protein; its protein translation is MKKISLLLLALMLVTTACKDEKKATDTTEKEVVKTEKFVVKPEATSVKWTAYKTTEKKGVGGEFTSVKFDVKEGSSAQEALNNLKFSIPISSLFTNDATNTRDAKIKTFFFGKMLDTDMLKGTISYDGDKCSAALTMNGVTNDLPLEVSITDGRRVSMTGVMNLAEWDALDALSALNKVCYDLHKGPDGVSKTWEDVAIEVSTYLRDK
- the argE gene encoding acetylornithine deacetylase, with protein sequence MTTQQILEKLVSFPVLGGESNLEIIHWIKDYIESFGITTKLVPNERNTKASLHCRMGPAVDGGVILSGHTDVVPVKGQPWDSDPFTLTEKDDNNLYGRGSCDMKGFLACCLAALPEIVNSKLNKPLYFAFSYDEEIGCLAAPALIEDIKKTYSEIPKYAIIGEPSMLQPIIGQKSIHIIDISITGSQGHSSRIKQEVSAVHEAAHIILWAEAKMNELINTGRLDDRFNPPHSSLHTGLVNGGIAPNIIANKATLSLDIRCLPQDNAESLYKELKAFCEQRETLQQSVFPKFNIEVVENHPIVPSLNTSENSTVVDLIGKITGNYNWTTVSYASEAGHFSNAGFESIICGPGSIAQAHRANEFISKDQLNKGLEMIKNLVSLEANTL
- a CDS encoding RNA polymerase sigma factor, translated to MQLETLVKKFQDKDENAFESLYNMYSQSIHGVIFNIVKDDALADEITQDVFIKAWHKSNSYNSGKGRFFTWILNIARNAAIDKTRSKDFKKNKQNLNADFFVNIIEASDNLDNKTDAIGIKQFVSKLADNCKKIITLLYFKGYTQSEASETLNMPIGTIKTRNRNCIKELRNMVLN
- a CDS encoding anti-sigma factor domain-containing protein, producing the protein MDTKAYIESGILELYVAGVLSKKENEEIYALMQKHPEILQEVLEIESAVVKLTAATSSHNTNKNIQYLKHKLGFKNTKVVSIKPKYNWLTYTGWAASIILGAGLLWTINQNNQLKSDINVATINEQLLESEIEKANSNLKDAKHLISVLRDRNIIAVPLPGQTAYPDAYAKVYWDKNANNIYLDAEGLPLPPEGKVYQVWSLTLNPLSPTSLGILNNFNTDENKIFTIRNTNQSQAFGITLEPAGGSSSPTLDQLYTLGLVENNS
- a CDS encoding TonB-dependent receptor domain-containing protein, whose translation is MIIKLTKIWLCLLVLFAFVKTNAQQLKGKVLNTKNQPLEAAYIYNLNSKSHAHSLETGTFILNDTKVGDSIKIGLLGYKTKIIYLENVQEYITIQLSEKVYSLDELVISEQLNALSTVTDLDLNTNPVKSSQEILRKVPGLIIGQHAGGGKAEQIFLRGFDIDHGTDIALSVDGMPVNMVSHSHGQGYSDLHFIIPETVNKIDFGKGPYYANKGDFNTAGYVDFSTKDYLNNSTISFGLGQFNTSRVLGMFNLLDKVNNQHAYVAIENLQSDGPFESPQNFNRLNMFGKYVLFTPSNDKITLTASHFTSTWDASGQIPVRAVNSGLISRFGAIDDTEGGTTDRTNFNVSLTKQVSDNTIFKTNAFYSNYNFELFSNFTFFLDDEENGDQIKQKESRNIFGLNTAFTTETFLNDIEVNLNYGLSFRYDISNNNELSKTINKTTLNEAVQLGDINQTNTSAFFNTAFTKGKFTFTPGVRLDNYKFIYKDKLSNTGETLSEGKTIFSPKLNLFYTANNNIKWFLKSGIGFHSNDTRVVVTNTQENILPKAYGVDFGNIWKPTQKLLLNTAFWYLFLEQEFVYVGDAGVVEPSGKTERYGVDFGIRYQFSDYIHFNTDATYTKARSTAEDEGNDYIPLAPDFTVTGGLSLQDYKGFSGSINYRYLDDRPANEDNSIVADGYFVTDINANYTIKNITFGVVIENLFDTEWNETQFATESRLQNEITPVEEIHFTPGTPFFIKGVISYKF
- a CDS encoding lipopolysaccharide assembly protein LapB, translated to MQTTKKILLLAIIIITSSCNDTSQRITQKAHYNAFLNTTENEVLHLANKDAIFWEEKLEKEPNQFPYLVKLAASQSVLFNETGNIEYLVKAGQYLAEANKKTQYKNASYLRGLARNYISQHRFKEALELLKKAEIVGENLRATQCMMFDVYLELGNYELAKTYLTEIRDLSDFDFLIRLSKWSDYEGNLEATIRYMERAKDIAESSNLKTMKQWVYTNLADYYGHAGKIRASYNHYLKALQLNPNNAYAKKGIAWIVYSHEKNPDEALNILEAIKSTHNSPDYYLLKAEIADYKGDNKFKERQLNSFREVVKNPFYGDMYNINNVLLLADEPSHFMKALNTAHTEVENRATPQTYSLLAWVYFNNNQEDKALTIMEDHVVGKTFEPEALYHLAEVYKANGKFDEAKKIKHELLESSFELGPLTTKKIENI
- a CDS encoding LETM1-related biofilm-associated protein, coding for MNPSAQGWIKKLLLEVSENDAFLNVEDTYFYDALRGCGFIYGNNLDVILAVVDKKDFTEEEISKTNLLLALLYTHHNANTNTNFVDSAIDFYSSINELKISFLQGLLGGKKSSEKLEKIIHKRTQIDANALTKNFKYFIINALLYLDVLAYSEFLKKASISIDYLRNLEASIEAIIMNVLNSKSFKNKYDESLIKLFESSLRYHDSKALGYKSAITNITSHLEKNYILDLACMATWTDKKIDKNEQRFLVTLGTDLNISKDRIRESISSVNLFYSVNKDNIALLSSKNIVQSFYTNSSNMVSKLISRNRKRLYRELLDSKELMVLLTQSTVRDLSQDEQKKVQEQLLDIFKSIPSLAIFMLPGGALLLPLVIKFIPKLLPSAFDENRIDD
- a CDS encoding C40 family peptidase, producing MKLKTQSIILKKNLLLLIIILSFTCCKSSKKAKNKTETPTEVTAKKSKTLSLPESIINFAKQFKGVRYKWGGTSKSGMDCSGLVYESFRAHQIYLPRISRDMARKGKKIKLKEIKEGDLLFFKTKNRRNAINHVGLVTKSNAKEIEFIHATTSKGVIISNLSEKYWNKAFAEARRIL